catgtcactagactaCACTGAAAGTCTATCACGTTATTCTccattgcgatttgggtaatgggccacGGGAGGGGCCTGCGTATGAAGGTCCAACACGCGACCGGGCTGGAAgtgcgacccattagccctcgcTCGCGAGAGGATCGCGACAGGAAGGTTCATTGGATGTTGATTTTACTTTGGTTTGGCCAAGGACAACCAGTAAGAATAATGCTTGTTACTGTAAGCGGGAATGGTCATGGTGGGCTTGTCCTAGTTTACCCCCACTTTATTTTATAGAGATAAGCCAAACCTTTCGTCATCAAAGATGACCAAAACAAATTGATGAGGTAGTTTACCGGTTGTCACCGGCCATATCCAAAATTAGTCGTAGAGATAGCCAGCAAAATTATTCGCTCGCTTGTTGTCCTACTATAATTTATTGATTTAATAACATAGTTGTTAGAAATATTTAGGATATATGATAGATTCTGGATATTTCCTAATTCATTGAAATTTATATTATAACATTCTGTTAATTTAGATAATCATCATCTAAACCCTATAAATAGGCTCGTGTATTCTTCATTATGTACATTGAAGTATACAAAATACTCTCAATTCTAATTTGCATATTTcttaacatggtatcagagcaaattAAAGCAAAGGGAGTACTTAATTTAGAGAAAAAGCACAACCCAAGTGAGAATGCCAAGTTTTAGATGATACTATAGCAGCACAACCAGCGAAAGAGTTCAGAAGTTGTAAGGAAACATGATCAAACAAACGTTCCACTTTACAGTCTATTCCAATTATTGTCCCCTCTACGGATGTTGTACTTGACAATCATTTGAACAGAAATGAATGTCAAAACCAAGTTCACATAATTCTCCCACAAATATCAAGTATAATAAGACATTATAGAGTTTATAGAGTTTTTAGTTGGGCCTTCTGACCACGAGCCGAGTTCAACTCTACCCGCACAAGCTAAGCTCATATTAGACTGGTTAAGAATCCTTATGTCTTATCTTATTATACCAATCCTGTAAAATGGTAAATTACAATATCAATTAAGGTAGGCCAAGTTAGGAAAACTCTTACATTTACATATTTGGACCGCAAATTTTAATTATCTCCCACTTATCAACAGAAATCACAAAGTAATTTTCCCTCCGTCTGAAACTTTCTTCTGTCTTTTGATTATTATATAGCAGCCGAGAAGCCACCTTGCAAGTTGGTCTTGGATCTCCGCGTTGACGCGGTGTCGAGGACCAAAGTGGCCGGCCGctgtaaagagagagaggagagagggagcaGAGTCGTTGAGTGTTTAGAAGGAACCAATGGACGGTGCTCCAATAGACGATGCGCTGAATCGCAGTTATCTTCGTTCAAGTATTTCGGAGGGCTCCACGGGTCACGTACTTTTGAGCTTTCCGGGAGACCCCAACTCCGCTCGCCAGTCCTTCCCCAGACGCCTCCATGCCCGCCTCCAACAGTACGACCTCACTGTGCATGGGCCTGACGAAAGGCAGGTGGCCATCCAGCAGTCCCAGATCTGCATCCCGATCCTCTCGGAGGACTACACATCCAGTGAACGGTGCCTAGAGGAGCTCGTCCAGATGATGGAGGGTAGGAGAAGAGCAGAACAGATGGTGTGGCCCATTTTCGACCGAGTGCAGCGCTCGGACATTCGAAACCTGACAGCGAGTTTCCAAATCGCTCGCGGTTATGCAAACGGGGGATTGCAGAGCGCACTTGAAGAGGTGAGTGGGCTACCTGCATGGAGGGTCGCTGACAGGTAAAAACCTCATCTCCACCTAAAACTGATTTACTTTCTTTCCTCATTTATGTTTGGTTGGCAAGATAAAGAACGAAGATTTTTCCTGTAGTTTATGTGTATTTTTCCTGGGGAAACCTTATAACCCATAAACCCTCTCTGTCTGGAGCAACGGAGTTTCAAACTCCGCACCACTCCATTTTCATGTGGGAATGGTGGCCACTGAGGGCATTTATGTGTATTTTGTTTATGTCAATAGTGTTaaggtgtgattcatactcccaTTGATAGTAAAGCACGAGAATCCCGAtttagccctagtttaagggtgaaatCCTCTACTAGATGTAGccttagtttaagggtgaattagAATAAATGCTGTATTTCGATTTCTCTCTTTCGCTTTTACACTCTATTTCATTGTAGATGTacgccgaatcctaacaaacATATATAGAGAAATTTAAAGAGACTAAGTAGTGACTTCTAGACATAATTCGTTATaattcatttctttctctaacTAGCATCCAAACAACATTATAATCTAACCcctctattcttttttctcttctattctcttgTAGGcatttgaatttcttcttttcctttctaatcACCCCTGCCAAGTACAATGTTAATGCAATCTTCTTGTTCAAATAAACGAAAGTGTCCTTCCATTCTCTTCTCCGGTGGTTATTtcacttattttcttttcttttcatgtcatTCTATCTTGATCCTATACCCTAATTTGACATCCTTGTCACGAATTGTGGTGTTTTGACAGGCGCGAAGAAGAACTAGCAAAGAGAGTTGTCCTAACTGTCCTGGTATACTTCTGGCCAACGATACAGACAGGTCCTCGGTTTGTCCGTTACAATGTATTCTTGAGCTACAGAGGCAAAGATACTCGTTGTGGCTTCCCTGGTCGCCTGTTCATCAGCCTTAGGGAGGCCGGAGTTTCTGTTTACCCACATGATATTAGTGTTCGTGC
This sequence is a window from Rhodamnia argentea isolate NSW1041297 chromosome 3, ASM2092103v1, whole genome shotgun sequence. Protein-coding genes within it:
- the LOC115727077 gene encoding uncharacterized protein LOC115727077; the encoded protein is MDGAPIDDALNRSYLRSSISEGSTGHVLLSFPGDPNSARQSFPRRLHARLQQYDLTVHGPDERQVAIQQSQICIPILSEDYTSSERCLEELVQMMEGRRRAEQMVWPIFDRVQRSDIRNLTASFQIARGYANGGLQSALEEVSGLPAWRVADRREEELAKRVVLTVLVYFWPTIQTGPRFVRYNVFLSYRGKDTRCGFPGRLFISLREAGVSVYPHDISVRARREYRSELRMAISGSPIYILVLSRNYASSRWSIGLLARMLEFTEIRHLIVPIFYLEQPQGDGSQGPFYSYWAARIGDELQLKILGLPVDLLLGFFHPNDRSIGETISQAVQFVLTLLRDRFQLDVSESLPGIR